One window of the Cryptomeria japonica chromosome 7, Sugi_1.0, whole genome shotgun sequence genome contains the following:
- the LOC131027082 gene encoding shikimate O-hydroxycinnamoyltransferase-like: MAETVVKVWRTCMVKPAISSPTQTLFLSSFDLLWIPAPNVQNIFFYKLSPLTEYTSLIQDLKKSLSSVLVYFYPLAGRLKKGESGRTEVDLTDGGVEFKEASISVPLEDLEKDGFRKLGPEVNLSADENYNRPLLSIQVTALAGSGMCIAATHSHVLMDGKSFFHFMKSWAEFSRGLPITKPPQHDRTIFKPENKNSPSIFFKAHDIVSVGIRGAKIFKFVADESQSEHKNEGKHDDHLPKTTDMIHSTFCFTEEMMEELKQESRASTSFVAVAAHFWRCVMRAREVPQEEAVYFSVLADCRGRVNPPLPHTYFGNCQSLGLVQTTAHTLFNADISFAADVIQQLIRSCTEEAQINHLIDWIESGWRCRIERDILREAGWKYGIMAVASPRFPLYDMDFGWGRPTDVQIADDNESMVLSPPKDGGKSIMVSTCLPQHQMDFLHHLLFSGRAYPSAKL; the protein is encoded by the exons ATGGCAGAAACCGTTGTGAAAGTGTGGAGAACTTGTATGGTAAAACCAGCTATCTCATCTCCAACACAGACCCTCTTCCTCTCCAGCTTCGATCTTTTATGGATACCTGCACCTAATGTTCAAAACATTTTCTTCTACAAACTCTCTCCTTTAACTGAATACACTTCATTGATACAAGACCTAAAGAAAAGCCTCTCCTCTGTTCTGGTGTATTTCTATCCTCTAGCTGGTCGGTTGAAAAAAGGAGAATCGGGCAGAACAGAGGTTGATTTGACAGACGGAGGAGTGGAATTTAAGGAGGCATCCATCAGTGTACCGTTGGAAGATTTGGAAAAAGATGGGTTTCGAAAGCTTGGCCCTGAGGTCAATCTCTCTGCGGATGAAAACTATAATAGACCGCTTCTGTCAATACAG GTCACAGCGTTGGCGGGAAGCGGGATGTGCATCGCAGCCACCCATTCTCATGTTTTAATGGATGGAAAATCCTTTTTCCATTTCATGAAATCGTGGGCAGAGTTTAGCAGAGGCCTTCCCATTACCAAACCTCCTCAGCACGACAGAACCATTTTCAAGCCAGAAAATAAGAACTCCCCGTCAATTTTCTTCAAAGCCCACGATATTGTAAGCGTTGGGATTAGAGGGGCCAAGATTTTCAAGTTTGTAGCTGACGAGTCACAGTCAGAGCACAAGAACGAGGGGAAACACGACGACCATCTTCCGAAAACGACGGATATGATACATTCCACGTTTTGTTTCACGGAAGAGATGATGGAAGAGCTGAAACAAGAAAGCAGAGCTTCAACCTCTTTTGTTGCAGTAGCTGCTCACTTTTGGAGATGCGTAATGAGAGCTCGCGAGGTACCACAGGAGGAGGCCGTTTATTTCTCAGTGTTAGCTGATTGCAGGGGACGTGTTAATCCACCTCTTCCGCATACTTATTTTGGAAACTGCCAATCTTTAGGTTTGGTGCAGACTACAGCCCACACACTTTTCAATGCCGACATATCCTTCGCTGCGGATGTTATCCAGCAACTTATCAGGTCCTGCACTGAGGAAGCACAGATCAAtcatttgattgattggattgaatCCGGTTGGAGATGCCGAATTGAGAGAGATATTCTTAGAGAAGCCGGTTGGAAGTACGGAATTATGGCCGTTGCATCTCCAAGATTTCCATTATACGATATGGACTTTGGATGGGGGAGGCCCACGGATGTGCAGATAGCAGACGATAATGAAAGCATGGTTTTGTCACCTCCAAAAGATGGAGGAAAAAGCATTATGGTCTCAACTTGCCTTCCTCAACACCAGATGGACTTCTTACATCACCTTTTATTTTCCGGACGAGCTTATCCATCAGCTAAGTTGTAA